A genomic segment from Bosea sp. OAE506 encodes:
- a CDS encoding pilus assembly protein N-terminal domain-containing protein, whose protein sequence is MPLRAAPTPAKIESVVVMVDHAKVVRLPEKAQTVIIGNPAIADVAVQKNGVMIVTGKSFGVTNLIALDASGGLLAESLVRVGADSDAVLTVQRGLDRESYSCTPICQPAAQLGDAQRYFGEVGSQANARNGAALGASKR, encoded by the coding sequence ATGCCTCTCCGCGCGGCCCCGACACCGGCCAAGATCGAGAGCGTCGTCGTGATGGTCGATCACGCCAAGGTCGTGCGCCTGCCCGAAAAGGCCCAGACCGTTATCATCGGCAACCCCGCCATCGCGGATGTTGCCGTGCAGAAGAACGGCGTGATGATCGTGACGGGCAAGAGCTTCGGTGTCACCAACCTGATCGCGCTGGATGCCAGCGGCGGCCTGCTGGCGGAATCGCTCGTGCGCGTGGGCGCGGACAGCGATGCCGTGCTGACCGTTCAGCGTGGGCTGGATCGCGAAAGCTATTCCTGCACCCCAATCTGCCAGCCCGCCGCGCAGCTCGGCGATGCGCAGCGCTATTTCGGCGAAGTCGGATCCCAGGCGAACGCCCGCAACGGCGCAGCGCTGGGGGCGAGCAAGCGCTGA
- a CDS encoding prepilin peptidase — protein MTPALFMMIVVFPAAMAYAAASDLVSMTISNRLCLVLVAAFVVCAATLGLGWPQIGWHLAAGAVVLMVCFGMFAAGWVGGGDAKLAAVTALWFGFEQLMPYLAIAGLAGGVLTLVLLQVRANPLPAPVFRWSWARRLHSPKEGVPYGIALAFAALLILPETALWRAAIGV, from the coding sequence ATGACACCCGCCCTCTTCATGATGATCGTCGTTTTTCCGGCCGCGATGGCCTACGCCGCCGCGAGCGACCTCGTCTCGATGACGATCTCCAACCGCCTCTGCCTCGTGCTGGTCGCGGCCTTCGTTGTCTGTGCTGCCACGCTCGGCCTCGGCTGGCCCCAGATCGGCTGGCACCTGGCCGCGGGAGCGGTCGTCCTGATGGTCTGCTTCGGCATGTTCGCAGCCGGCTGGGTCGGCGGCGGCGACGCCAAGCTCGCGGCTGTCACCGCCCTGTGGTTCGGCTTCGAGCAGCTGATGCCCTATCTCGCCATCGCGGGTCTCGCCGGCGGGGTCCTGACGCTGGTCCTTCTGCAGGTCCGCGCGAATCCGCTGCCCGCGCCGGTCTTTCGCTGGTCCTGGGCCCGGCGGCTCCATTCGCCCAAGGAAGGAGTGCCCTACGGCATCGCGCTTGCCTTCGCGGCGCTTCTGATCCTGCCGGAAACCGCGCTGTGGCGGGCCGCGATCGGCGTCTGA
- a CDS encoding CpaD family pilus assembly protein, with amino-acid sequence MTARAQNHSGIRPLGLGIALAAATLLGACAGKRDYAESGVPIDVRERHPIVLRDAPRSLDVFVGRAGGGLDERQAEDVAEFAREYRRSGKGGLVAQVPTGTRREMASHDTLNGIRSALTRAGVSGAALSVRTYPVADANLASPIRLTFASLQARLPHDCGQWPGDTGVSNWTEGMTNEPYWNFGCSSQATLAAQVADPIDLVRSRSEGRPDIAKRMGAIAKIREGKDPSTQYRQETPQINSTVGGR; translated from the coding sequence ATGACGGCTCGAGCACAGAACCACTCCGGAATCCGGCCTCTCGGCCTCGGGATCGCCCTCGCCGCGGCGACGCTGCTCGGCGCCTGCGCCGGCAAGCGCGACTATGCCGAAAGCGGCGTCCCGATCGACGTCCGCGAGCGCCATCCGATCGTGCTGCGCGACGCGCCGCGCTCGCTCGACGTCTTCGTCGGACGCGCTGGCGGCGGGCTCGACGAGCGCCAGGCCGAGGATGTCGCGGAGTTTGCGCGCGAATATCGCCGGTCCGGCAAGGGTGGGCTCGTGGCTCAGGTCCCGACCGGAACCCGTCGCGAAATGGCGTCGCACGACACGCTGAATGGCATCCGCTCGGCGCTGACACGCGCCGGCGTCTCTGGTGCCGCCCTGTCTGTGCGCACCTATCCCGTCGCCGACGCCAATCTGGCTTCGCCGATCCGCCTGACCTTCGCCTCGCTCCAGGCCCGCCTGCCGCATGATTGCGGCCAGTGGCCGGGGGACACCGGCGTGTCGAACTGGACCGAGGGCATGACCAACGAGCCCTACTGGAACTTCGGCTGCTCGAGCCAGGCGACGCTCGCCGCCCAGGTGGCCGATCCGATCGATCTCGTCCGTTCGCGCAGCGAAGGTCGTCCCGACATCGCCAAGCGCATGGGCGCCATCGCGAAAATCCGCGAGGGCAAGGATCCGTCGACCCAGTACCGGCAGGAAACGCCGCAGATCAACTCGACGGTCGGAGGCCGCTGA
- a CDS encoding Flp family type IVb pilin, giving the protein MTNVFARFVKDESGATAIEYGLIAALVAVVCITALTTLGTKLSTTFTNIGDELGKAK; this is encoded by the coding sequence ATGACCAACGTCTTCGCTCGCTTCGTCAAGGACGAGTCCGGCGCCACCGCCATCGAGTACGGCCTGATCGCGGCTCTCGTCGCCGTCGTCTGCATCACTGCCCTGACGACGCTCGGCACCAAGCTGTCGACGACCTTCACCAACATCGGTGACGAGCTCGGCAAGGCCAAGTAA
- the cpaB gene encoding Flp pilus assembly protein CpaB: protein MSPARIIILLVALVAGVGAAMLISKPSQAPAPAALIEPAPTVPVLVAAADIPVGNVVAAADMRWLDWPLASVPAGVVRKDEAPQAEAELAGQVVRYGMLASEPIRREKLIKTDGTGFLSAILPSGMRAVAISTDSRGANTAGGFILPNDRVDVVVTVKGPAVEGEGDAFLSETILRNLRVLAIGQNVQERNGEKVVIGETATLEVEPGQAETLFRAQKMGTLSLALRSLKDAGQVVTGQTNEGAMTIVKYGVSMRSANQ from the coding sequence ATGAGTCCCGCCCGCATCATCATTCTCCTGGTTGCACTGGTGGCCGGTGTCGGCGCCGCCATGCTGATCAGCAAGCCGTCCCAGGCGCCGGCCCCGGCTGCCCTGATCGAGCCCGCGCCGACCGTACCGGTTCTGGTCGCGGCCGCCGACATTCCGGTCGGCAATGTCGTCGCCGCAGCCGATATGCGCTGGCTCGACTGGCCGCTCGCCAGCGTCCCGGCCGGCGTCGTCCGCAAGGACGAGGCGCCCCAGGCCGAAGCCGAACTGGCCGGCCAGGTCGTCCGCTACGGCATGCTCGCCTCCGAGCCGATCCGCCGCGAGAAACTGATCAAGACCGACGGTACCGGCTTCCTCTCCGCGATCCTGCCCTCCGGCATGCGCGCCGTCGCGATCTCGACCGACAGCCGCGGCGCCAACACCGCCGGTGGCTTCATCCTCCCCAATGACCGCGTCGACGTGGTCGTGACCGTCAAGGGCCCCGCCGTCGAAGGCGAGGGCGACGCCTTCCTCAGCGAGACGATCCTGCGCAACCTCCGCGTCCTGGCGATCGGCCAGAACGTTCAGGAGCGCAACGGCGAAAAGGTCGTGATCGGCGAGACGGCGACGCTCGAGGTCGAGCCCGGTCAGGCCGAGACGCTGTTCCGCGCCCAGAAGATGGGAACGCTCTCGCTCGCGCTGCGCAGCCTCAAGGATGCCGGGCAGGTCGTGACGGGTCAGACCAACGAGGGCGCCATGACCATCGTCAAATATGGCGTCAGCATGAGGAGTGCGAACCAGTGA
- a CDS encoding Flp family type IVb pilin: MTNVFARFVKDESGATAIEYGLIAALVAVVCITALTTLGTKLSTTFTNVGAELGKAK; encoded by the coding sequence ATGACCAACGTTTTCGCTCGCTTCGTCAAGGATGAGTCCGGCGCCACCGCCATCGAGTACGGCCTGATCGCGGCCCTCGTCGCCGTCGTCTGCATCACCGCCCTGACGACGCTCGGCACCAAGCTGTCGACGACCTTCACCAACGTCGGCGCCGAGCTCGGCAAGGCCAAGTAA
- a CDS encoding TadE/TadG family type IV pilus assembly protein yields MTVPSPTDPINPPVALREPAAGPRRRLRPRLLKRFRRSQDGATAVEFALIAVPFLMLLAAIIETAMMFWTSQVLEESVSQTSRRLLTGEALARYNKTGPENTAAFKNDVCASSPGLVDCSKLVIDVRTYSSFAGAKTGVDGSNPITAGGLNTTGFGYNSPQPQQIIVVRAVLEYPLFFTSWTSSLANIGQGRRGIVASTTFRAEPFTAPAT; encoded by the coding sequence ATGACAGTTCCGTCCCCGACCGATCCGATCAACCCGCCTGTGGCCCTTCGCGAGCCTGCGGCGGGTCCGCGCCGCCGCCTGCGGCCGCGACTGCTGAAGCGCTTCCGCCGCTCCCAGGACGGAGCCACGGCGGTCGAATTCGCGCTGATCGCCGTTCCCTTCCTGATGCTGCTCGCCGCCATCATCGAGACCGCGATGATGTTCTGGACCAGCCAGGTGCTCGAGGAATCGGTTTCGCAGACCTCCCGGAGGCTGCTGACCGGCGAGGCGCTGGCCCGCTACAACAAGACGGGCCCCGAGAACACGGCGGCCTTCAAGAACGACGTCTGCGCGAGCTCGCCGGGGCTCGTCGATTGCTCCAAGCTCGTCATCGACGTGCGGACCTACAGCTCCTTTGCCGGCGCCAAGACCGGCGTCGACGGCAGCAATCCGATCACCGCCGGCGGGCTGAACACGACGGGCTTCGGCTACAATTCACCGCAGCCCCAGCAGATCATCGTGGTGCGCGCGGTGCTCGAATATCCGCTCTTCTTCACCTCCTGGACGTCGAGCCTGGCCAATATCGGCCAGGGACGCCGCGGCATCGTCGCCTCGACGACGTTCCGGGCAGAACCGTTCACTGCGCCGGCGACATGA
- a CDS encoding type II and III secretion system protein family protein yields MIRDRLLLSVALALALAGPALAQATGQAPVLNVGTSEHSISRKLDLSIGRSLIVELPRDAKEVFVANPKVANAVVRSARKLFIIGIADGQTSMFVIDGEGRQITALEIEVGRDLNVLRQTLRTALPRAQIEIKPAGNSILLVGNVANASEATQAVDIANAFVGTTGGLFTSTKGAVINSLTIRGRDQVMVKVVVSEVSRKAIKQLGINSTGEWKLGNFSLTPTLDNPLPLQPQSLAATAITAGIGNSTNFTLRALERAGLSRVLAEPTVTAISGESAKFTAGGEVPVPSGYTCDLNNLCTLGISYRPVGVALNFTPIVLSDNKISMRIATEVTELDFENQLRLTNTSNSSTAQNVNAPAFRVRKSDTTVELPSGGTLATAGLIQRVSKTSINGFPGLMNLPIIGALFRSRDYQREETELMITATPYIAKPMEPNQVQRPDDGFVEAHDAQAALLGRLNKIYGTNGGAAPQAYKGRVGFIAD; encoded by the coding sequence GTGATCCGGGACCGTCTCCTCCTCTCAGTCGCCCTCGCGTTGGCGCTCGCCGGGCCGGCCTTGGCCCAGGCCACCGGCCAGGCCCCCGTCCTGAACGTCGGCACCAGCGAGCACTCTATCTCGCGCAAGCTCGATCTCTCGATCGGCCGTTCGCTCATCGTCGAGCTGCCGCGCGACGCCAAGGAGGTCTTCGTCGCCAATCCGAAGGTCGCCAACGCGGTCGTCCGCTCGGCCCGCAAGCTCTTCATCATCGGCATCGCCGACGGTCAGACCTCGATGTTCGTCATCGACGGCGAAGGCCGCCAGATCACCGCTCTCGAGATCGAGGTCGGTCGCGACCTCAACGTGCTGCGCCAGACGCTGCGCACGGCGCTGCCCAGGGCGCAGATCGAGATCAAGCCGGCAGGCAACTCGATCCTGCTCGTCGGCAACGTCGCCAACGCGTCGGAGGCAACCCAGGCCGTCGACATCGCCAACGCCTTCGTAGGCACCACGGGCGGGCTGTTCACCTCCACCAAGGGCGCGGTCATCAACTCGCTGACGATCCGCGGCCGCGACCAGGTCATGGTCAAGGTCGTCGTCTCGGAGGTTTCGCGCAAGGCGATCAAGCAGCTCGGCATCAACTCGACCGGCGAGTGGAAGCTCGGCAACTTCTCGCTCACGCCGACGCTGGACAATCCGCTGCCCCTGCAGCCCCAGTCGCTGGCCGCCACCGCGATCACGGCCGGCATCGGCAACTCGACCAACTTCACCTTGCGAGCGCTCGAGCGCGCCGGCCTCTCCCGCGTTCTCGCGGAGCCGACGGTGACCGCGATCTCGGGCGAGAGCGCCAAGTTCACCGCCGGCGGCGAAGTGCCCGTGCCCAGCGGCTATACCTGCGACCTCAACAATCTCTGCACGCTCGGCATCTCCTACCGGCCGGTCGGCGTCGCGCTGAACTTCACGCCGATCGTCCTGTCGGACAACAAGATCAGCATGCGCATCGCCACCGAGGTGACGGAGCTCGACTTCGAGAACCAGCTCCGCCTGACCAACACCTCGAACAGCTCGACCGCGCAGAACGTCAATGCGCCGGCCTTCCGCGTCCGCAAGTCCGACACCACGGTGGAGCTGCCCTCGGGCGGGACGCTGGCTACGGCGGGCCTGATCCAGCGCGTTTCCAAGACCTCGATCAACGGTTTCCCGGGCCTGATGAACCTGCCGATCATCGGCGCGCTCTTCCGCTCGCGCGACTATCAGCGCGAGGAGACCGAGCTGATGATCACGGCGACGCCCTACATCGCCAAGCCGATGGAGCCCAATCAGGTCCAGCGGCCCGATGACGGCTTCGTCGAGGCGCACGACGCCCAGGCCGCCCTGCTCGGGCGTCTCAACAAGATCTACGGCACCAACGGCGGCGCCGCGCCGCAGGCCTACAAGGGGCGCGTCGGCTTCATCGCCGACTGA